The region CTTCAGCGTAAGTATACTTAGCGCCGGCATCATCACTTTTAAGTAAGCTTTGATACTCGCCACAGGACACAGTTAACATTAAAACTGCTACTAATAAAATTGCTTTCTTCATCATTTGTAAAAACATCTGGCAAAAGTACATTTTTCTTCAGTATAAAAAAAACTTTGTGTTACCACCTTAGACAACCTTTTTACTCTCTTTTTATTATACTGAAAATGGAAAAATTAAGGTACTTGCTGAAAAAATAAGACTATCTAAAACGTCTAGTTTCGTCAAGCTGAACTTGTTTCAGCTTCTAACATGTTTTGAATATCCACACCTTAGATTCTGAAACAAGTTCAGAATGACGGTTAAAAAACTTTTCAGACATTCTCTGTAATTAGTTTTTAAAATTTACTCGAGAATCGAGATTTAATACTCCCAGCTCGTTTATTTAAAATTCTTTAGAAAATCTTCAATTTGTTGCTGAAGCGCAGGTGTTGCTTTTACCAATGGTAATCTCAGGTTATTTTGAATACTTCCTTTTAAAGTTAGCAGCGCTTTAATTCCGGCGGGGTTTCCTTCAGCAAAAATCAAATCTATAGATCGCTGTAATTTATAATGAAGTTGGTAAGCCTCGGCAGGTTTCCCTTCTAATCCGAGTGAAACCATTTTGGAAAATTCTGCAGGGAATCCCTGGGCTATTACCGAGATCACTCCTTTTCCTCCGGCTAAAACCATAGGCAACGTAAGCATATCATCTCCTGAAATTACCAGGAAATCCTTTGGCACCAGGCTTATTAATTTCATAGCCTGTACCATATCGCCGGCAGCTTCTTTTACCCCAATTATATTATCGAAATCCCTGGCAATTCGGTTTATGGTTTCGGGCAGGATATTCGAGGCAGTTCTTCCCGGCACATTATAAAGAATTAAGGGCAACGGGGAAGCGGCAGCAACGGCTTTAAAATGCTGGTAAATTCCTTCCTGCGTGGGTTTATTGTAAAAAGGAGAAACAGAAAGAATTGCTTCAAAAGCAGAGAGATCTGCAGCTTTTAGTTCTTCACAAAGGCTGTACGTATTATTTCCTCCCATTCCCAAAACCAGGGGTAGGCGTTTATTATTCTGTTTTACAACAGTATTTATTACAAGTTGTTTTTCTTCTTTATTAAGGCTGGCGCTTTCTGCGGTAGTTCCTAAAACCACCAGGTAATCTATTCCATTTTCTACCTGGTTTTCTACCAGGTTTTCCAGGGCTTGCACATCTATAGATAAATCTTCCTTAAAAGGAGTTATCAAAGCCACACCCGTACCAATAAATGATTTCATTTCTGTTTTAATTTTTATGATAATCGAAAAGATTTGCACGATCTCGGCGTAAAACTGAAAAATGCAAAATTTTCGGGCGACAAATGTATTGATTTTGCCAATTTCAGGAACAAAAATCTACTTTTG is a window of Salegentibacter salegens DNA encoding:
- the dapA gene encoding 4-hydroxy-tetrahydrodipicolinate synthase produces the protein MKSFIGTGVALITPFKEDLSIDVQALENLVENQVENGIDYLVVLGTTAESASLNKEEKQLVINTVVKQNNKRLPLVLGMGGNNTYSLCEELKAADLSAFEAILSVSPFYNKPTQEGIYQHFKAVAAASPLPLILYNVPGRTASNILPETINRIARDFDNIIGVKEAAGDMVQAMKLISLVPKDFLVISGDDMLTLPMVLAGGKGVISVIAQGFPAEFSKMVSLGLEGKPAEAYQLHYKLQRSIDLIFAEGNPAGIKALLTLKGSIQNNLRLPLVKATPALQQQIEDFLKNFK